From the genome of Bremerella sp. JC817:
CGGACTTCACGAATGACTTCCCCCATCGAGCGGCCAATTTGCTTTTTGAATTCGATTTCCAAGGTACGAATCGGAATCCGCACGGCGCTGGCCACGTCTTTCAGGCGAATGCCATCGCAGGCGTGATCGCGGATGTAGTTCACTGCCCGGTCGATATCGGTCACGGCGGCGCGTTTCCAGCCGGCGGTCGAACGCCGGGCAACCACCGTTTGGGCTGGCACCTCGAAGACTGTTTCCTTCGGCGTGTTTCCCAGGATCATCGAGTGCAGCAGCGAAGCACATCGGTAACCGATTTCGACGCCTGGGGTCTGGACGCTGGAAAGAGGGGGATCGGCCATGCGGGCACGTTCCGAGTCACCCACGCCGAGCACGCCAATTTCATCCGGGATCGAGAATCCGAGCTCCTGGGCACACTTGGCAACCCATTCACCAATCACGTCGTTCAGAGCCACGATCGCCAACGGCTTCGGCGACTTCTCAAGCAGTGTCTTTAGCTTTTCGATTGTCGATTCCGAAACATAACGCTGGTTTTCCAAGGCATCCATCGGCGCTTCTTTAAGGGCGAGCGCCTTTAGCTTGATGCCGCGTTTGGCGAGCTCATCGGCCAGACCTTCGCGGCGACGCTTGGAACCATCCGACTTCTGATAGCCGATGTAGGCAATGTGGTCGAAGCCAGCGTCGGTCAGGTGAGCTGCCGCCAAACGACCTACCGAGTGCACGTCGGTATAAACCGACACCATGCCCGAGTCGATCATATCGCCGGTTGCCAACACCACCGGTACTTTGCCGCGTCGCAGCCAGGTCGTCACGCCGGCGTTACGACCGGCCGAGACAATCACGCCATCCACTTTGCCCGTCCACGGCGGATTGCCTGCCAAATCGGGGTCGCTGCTGGAGAAGCGAAAGTCGCGAACTTGGATGTTGGGATATTCTTCGATGTAATTCAGCAGACCTTGCAGCACACGTCGAGAATGCTCGGTCCAGGAAGCGGAATGAATTCCGATCGTAATTTTTTCGCTCATAGATTGGCTGGTTTCGCAGGTGGGCTCGTCACGGGAGAGGACGTCGACGTGCGCGATCTTGTATGGATATCTGCGCAGAGTTTTACGTGCAATTTCGCCCGGATGCAATAGACTGGGGGTCAGTTTACGAATGTTAGTCTACCTCGAACCTGGTAGTTTGCCGGCAAAAACTCCCTCGAATGCCCGGTCTGCATGGGGCGATCGCCTGCGAATTGCCCCCAAAAAAGCGATATTCCTGCCCAACATGCCAAGCTGACCCCTCTCCAGGATTCATTTCTGCTATGAAACGAAATTTTTTCTGTCTGGTTCTTCTGGTGGTGTGTGCTTTTGCGCACAACGAGGTCCAGTCTGCCGATTTGACGTGGGCCTCACCCTTCCAGGATCACATGGTTTTGCAGCGAAATATGCCTGTTACCATCTGGGGAAAGGGCACGCCTCGCGAGACCGTCGACGTGCAATTCGACGGCCAGACCGCTTCCGCCAAGGTGGATGACGACGGCAAGTGGATGCTGCACCTGAAGCCGATCG
Proteins encoded in this window:
- a CDS encoding substrate-binding domain-containing protein, yielding MSEKITIGIHSASWTEHSRRVLQGLLNYIEEYPNIQVRDFRFSSSDPDLAGNPPWTGKVDGVIVSAGRNAGVTTWLRRGKVPVVLATGDMIDSGMVSVYTDVHSVGRLAAAHLTDAGFDHIAYIGYQKSDGSKRRREGLADELAKRGIKLKALALKEAPMDALENQRYVSESTIEKLKTLLEKSPKPLAIVALNDVIGEWVAKCAQELGFSIPDEIGVLGVGDSERARMADPPLSSVQTPGVEIGYRCASLLHSMILGNTPKETVFEVPAQTVVARRSTAGWKRAAVTDIDRAVNYIRDHACDGIRLKDVASAVRIPIRTLEIEFKKQIGRSMGEVIREVRLERVKQLLETTNLSTQRIAAMVGYSHYSYLNKLLRDELNLTPSQYRKQQRKANQES